A region from the bacterium genome encodes:
- a CDS encoding NAD(P)/FAD-dependent oxidoreductase: protein MSRAGEYDAVIVGGGPAGLAAAFWLARYRRRVRVLDSGEARNELTWAVHGYPGLPDLPPAELRRRLREQAEAAGAEVESALVVRIEGHKDAFDVYVRSAPPLRARRVLLAYGVRDLLPDIPGLEQALGTSVFHCPDCDGPLMAGLRVGVIGWTRQAAALALFLRTWAGRLVLLPHGHRLAADARTRATLERYHVAVQPGRIVRVTPAGGRAVSLHLESGEVIGLDGLFFHIGTEPASDLAQRLGCETDEHGYLRTDRGLETTVPGVFAAGDITGHPHLAISAAARGVLAALAIHRSLLPPEWAL from the coding sequence GTGTCACGTGCTGGAGAGTACGACGCGGTGATCGTGGGCGGCGGCCCCGCAGGGCTGGCCGCCGCGTTCTGGCTGGCTCGCTACCGCCGACGGGTCCGGGTCCTGGACTCGGGAGAGGCGAGGAACGAGTTGACGTGGGCGGTGCACGGCTACCCCGGCCTGCCCGACCTGCCGCCCGCCGAGCTCAGGCGACGGCTGCGCGAGCAGGCGGAAGCCGCGGGTGCGGAGGTGGAGTCGGCCCTCGTGGTCCGCATCGAAGGCCACAAAGACGCGTTCGACGTGTACGTGCGCTCCGCGCCGCCGCTCCGCGCCCGGCGCGTCCTCCTGGCCTACGGCGTCCGCGACCTCCTGCCCGACATCCCGGGTCTCGAGCAGGCGCTGGGCACCTCCGTGTTCCATTGCCCGGACTGTGACGGCCCGCTCATGGCGGGGCTCCGCGTCGGCGTCATCGGCTGGACGCGCCAGGCAGCCGCCCTCGCCCTGTTCCTCCGCACGTGGGCGGGCCGACTCGTGCTCCTCCCCCACGGCCACCGCCTGGCCGCGGACGCCCGCACCCGCGCCACGCTGGAACGCTACCACGTCGCCGTGCAGCCGGGGCGGATCGTGCGCGTCACGCCCGCGGGCGGCCGCGCCGTCTCTCTCCACCTCGAGTCCGGCGAGGTGATCGGCTTGGACGGGTTGTTCTTCCACATCGGGACCGAGCCCGCCAGCGACCTCGCCCAGCGGCTGGGCTGCGAAACAGACGAGCACGGATACCTGCGCACGGACCGCGGCCTCGAGACCACCGTGCCCGGCGTCTTCGCCGCCGGCGACATCACGGGCCATCCCCACCTCGCCATCTCCGCCGCGGCGCGGGGCGTGCTCGCGGCTCTCGCCATCCACCGCTCGCTCCTGCCCCCGGAATGGGCGCTGTGA
- a CDS encoding peptidase M3A and M3B thimet/oligopeptidase F — protein MHSEIQAFLDEHERALRPLHLEARRASWELSTTGAEEAARRAARAAAEVRKLYADPAAFAQVRRWLEHADGLDPLTRRQLVVLELSYRANQLAPELIDELEERAQEIEHIFYTHRAEVEGRQRTDNEIRLLLEREGDTPLRRAAWEASKSIGAKVGGLLRELARRRNDAARSLGFPDYYTMELELQEIAPSELDRIAKDVEQRTDALFTAAKAAVDAALAERMGVPPDALRPWHYADPFFQELPPAGDVDLDALFAERDVVDIARAYYASIGLPVDDVLARSDLYERPGKDQHAFCIDMDREGDVRILCNVRNDARWMGTMLHELGHAVYDKGLPRELPFILRTPAHTLTTEAVAEYFGALVRDPDWLADTLDLPPSRRSEFAAVLPASRARELLVFARWALVMIHFEREFYRAPDRADLNALWWETVARFQRLTPPPDVDARHDWATKIHLAVAPVYYHNYLLGELYAAQIRGALVRRGATAGPAVGEYFRDEVFRPGASVTWAELVIRSTGRPLDAEAFARVAAAAAA, from the coding sequence ATGCATTCCGAGATCCAGGCGTTTCTCGATGAGCACGAGCGCGCGCTGAGGCCGCTGCACCTCGAGGCGCGGCGCGCGTCCTGGGAGCTGAGCACCACGGGAGCGGAGGAGGCGGCGCGGCGCGCGGCGCGCGCAGCGGCGGAGGTGCGCAAGCTGTACGCGGACCCGGCCGCGTTCGCGCAGGTGCGCCGGTGGCTGGAGCATGCCGATGGGCTCGACCCGCTGACCCGTCGCCAGCTCGTGGTGCTGGAGTTGAGCTACCGCGCGAACCAGCTCGCGCCGGAGCTGATCGACGAGCTGGAGGAGCGGGCCCAGGAGATCGAGCACATCTTCTACACGCATCGCGCCGAGGTCGAGGGCCGGCAGCGCACGGACAACGAGATCCGGCTGCTGCTCGAGCGGGAGGGCGACACGCCGCTCCGCCGCGCCGCGTGGGAGGCGAGCAAGTCCATTGGCGCGAAGGTGGGCGGTCTCTTGCGCGAGCTGGCGCGGCGCCGCAACGACGCGGCGCGCTCGCTCGGCTTCCCGGACTACTACACGATGGAGCTCGAGCTCCAGGAGATCGCGCCCTCGGAGCTGGACCGGATCGCGAAGGACGTGGAGCAGCGCACGGACGCGCTGTTCACGGCGGCGAAGGCGGCCGTGGACGCAGCGCTCGCGGAGCGCATGGGCGTGCCGCCGGACGCGCTGCGGCCGTGGCACTACGCGGACCCGTTCTTCCAGGAGCTGCCGCCCGCCGGGGACGTGGACCTGGACGCGCTGTTCGCGGAGCGCGACGTCGTGGACATCGCGCGGGCGTATTACGCCTCGATCGGCCTGCCCGTGGACGACGTGCTGGCGCGCAGCGACCTGTACGAGAGGCCGGGCAAGGACCAGCACGCGTTCTGTATCGACATGGACCGCGAGGGCGATGTGCGCATCCTGTGCAACGTCAGGAACGATGCGCGTTGGATGGGCACAATGCTCCACGAGCTGGGGCACGCGGTCTACGACAAGGGTCTTCCCCGCGAGCTGCCGTTCATCCTCCGCACGCCGGCGCACACGCTGACGACCGAAGCGGTGGCGGAGTATTTCGGCGCGCTGGTGCGGGACCCCGACTGGCTCGCCGACACCCTCGACCTCCCGCCTTCCCGGCGAAGCGAGTTCGCCGCCGTGCTGCCCGCCAGCCGTGCCCGGGAGCTGCTGGTCTTCGCACGCTGGGCGCTCGTGATGATCCATTTCGAGCGCGAGTTCTACCGTGCGCCGGATCGGGCCGACCTGAACGCCCTGTGGTGGGAGACCGTCGCCCGGTTCCAGCGGCTCACGCCGCCGCCGGACGTGGACGCCCGGCACGACTGGGCCACCAAGATCCACCTCGCCGTGGCGCCGGTCTACTACCACAACTACCTCCTGGGCGAGCTCTACGCGGCGCAGATCCGGGGAGCGCTCGTCCGCCGTGGCGCCACGGCGGGCCCGGCCGTCGGCGAATACTTCCGCGACGAGGTGTTCCGGCCCGGCGCATCCGTCACGTGGGCCGAACTGGTGATCCGCTCGACCGGCCGGCCGCTGGACGCCGAGGCGTTCGCGCGCGTCGCCGCGGCCGCCGCGGCGTAG
- a CDS encoding acyl-CoA reductase yields MPLGPGEPRVRARGADGRSRPRDRRRRLRRSRTRERCAAAWLLHRHGPAARGSAGGTALSEAAHGSPLDAFHLPGLDPAEIEGWTVRQYGDGVALRFPQLRPDQLTAVLRRLREHRARVLADRPVAEIVAAIAAAAARLAREGDPRRRVALEALPAITGYSPPMVRLVLDRMVEDWSEPSLLSLLRSEFRDPGVLDGFRPHPSGEVGQRTRAFGPELAFHIFAGNVPGVAVTSIVRSLLVKAATFGKTASGEPLLPVLFAQTLAEVDRQLGECLGVTYWPGGSAALEAAAFEAADTIVVYGGAGVAEDVRRRAPAGRRVVVHGPRFSLGLIGRAALAAGVVDETAAQAARAVAVFDQQGCVSPHVYYVEQGGETTPARFAERLAAHLARLETELPRGAISPAEAGAIQAARADAEARAIAGADVRIHAPRGTGFTVIYDADPAFAPSPLNRTIRVKPVADLADAAELVRPVARLIQTVAVAGAGGRLDGLAERLGRAGASRITSLARMPWPPTTAHHDGQEPLRELVRWTDIEE; encoded by the coding sequence GTGCCACTGGGACCTGGCGAACCTCGGGTCCGTGCTCGCGGTGCAGACGGAAGATCTCGGCCGCGAGACCGACGACGGCGGCTTCGTCGTTCTCGGACGCGCGAGCGGTGCGCCGCCGCGTGGCTGCTCCATCGCCATGGACCTGCTGCTCGAGGCAGCGCGGGAGGCACGGCCTTGAGCGAAGCCGCCCACGGCTCTCCGCTGGACGCTTTCCATCTGCCTGGCCTGGATCCCGCCGAGATCGAGGGGTGGACCGTCCGCCAGTACGGGGACGGCGTCGCCCTCCGCTTCCCGCAGCTCCGGCCCGATCAGCTCACGGCGGTCCTGCGCCGTCTCCGGGAACACCGGGCCCGCGTGCTCGCGGACCGGCCGGTCGCCGAGATCGTCGCCGCCATCGCCGCGGCCGCGGCCCGCCTCGCCCGGGAAGGCGACCCGCGCCGTCGCGTCGCGCTGGAGGCGCTGCCCGCCATCACCGGCTACTCCCCGCCGATGGTCCGGCTGGTGCTGGACCGGATGGTCGAGGACTGGAGCGAGCCCTCGCTGCTCTCCCTGCTCCGCTCCGAGTTCCGCGATCCCGGCGTGCTGGATGGCTTCCGGCCCCACCCCTCCGGGGAGGTCGGCCAGCGGACGCGGGCGTTCGGGCCCGAGCTCGCGTTCCACATCTTCGCGGGCAACGTGCCCGGCGTGGCGGTCACGTCCATCGTGCGGTCGCTGCTCGTCAAGGCGGCGACGTTCGGCAAGACCGCGTCCGGCGAGCCGCTGCTCCCCGTGCTCTTCGCGCAGACGCTCGCCGAGGTGGACCGCCAGCTCGGCGAATGCCTCGGCGTCACCTACTGGCCCGGCGGCAGCGCGGCGCTCGAGGCCGCCGCGTTCGAGGCGGCCGACACCATTGTGGTCTACGGCGGGGCCGGCGTCGCCGAGGACGTGCGCCGACGGGCGCCCGCCGGCCGCCGCGTCGTCGTCCACGGCCCCCGTTTCTCGCTCGGGCTGATCGGCCGCGCCGCGCTGGCCGCCGGGGTGGTGGACGAGACCGCGGCCCAGGCCGCCCGCGCCGTGGCGGTCTTCGACCAGCAGGGCTGCGTCTCGCCCCACGTCTACTACGTGGAGCAGGGCGGGGAGACGACGCCGGCCCGGTTCGCCGAGCGGCTGGCCGCCCACCTCGCACGCCTGGAGACGGAGCTGCCGCGCGGCGCCATCTCGCCGGCCGAGGCCGGCGCGATCCAGGCCGCCCGCGCAGACGCCGAGGCCCGCGCCATCGCCGGCGCCGACGTCCGCATCCATGCGCCCCGCGGCACCGGGTTCACCGTGATCTACGACGCGGACCCGGCCTTCGCGCCGTCGCCGCTCAACCGGACGATCCGCGTCAAGCCCGTCGCGGACCTGGCCGACGCCGCCGAGCTCGTCCGCCCCGTCGCCCGCCTCATCCAGACGGTCGCGGTCGCGGGCGCCGGCGGACGGCTCGACGGCCTGGCCGAGCGGCTCGGCCGCGCCGGCGCCAGCCGGATCACCTCCCTCGCCCGGATGCCCTGGCCGCCGACCACCGCCCACCACGACGGCCAGGAGCCGCTCCGGGAGCTGGTCCGCTGGACCGACATCGAGGAGTGA
- a CDS encoding sodium:calcium symporter — protein sequence MAGNAVGLGNFLRFPVQAANNGGGTFMIPYFISLVLLGIPLVWLEWGIGRHGGKYGHGSVPGMFDKMWRHPVAKYLGVLGLVMPLVVFVYYTVIVGWLLGFSFFSITGSYFGLDADGVRAFLTSFQDIHDSSIHGGWVGFLFYGITVFMIVWVLSRGISKGIEKLALYGMPVLFLFGFILMVRVLTLPATEVGSPAEGLAFVWTPRWDELWDAGIWLAAAGQVFFTLSLGMGSIHTYASYLSKEDDITMSGLATASTNEFAEVVLGGTIAIPAAVTFFGVAGLATVSGTFDLGIVAMAVVFQGLPGGQIMGQIAGFMWYFLLFIAGITSSVALASPAMAFLQEEFGLKRPQVALGVGLLALLLGLANIWWYNMGWLGEWDYWAGTFGLVVFAFVEVMIVRFAFGVDRFWEELHEGADLRVPEFFRFVLKWLSPAFLTILLVWWGWTEARGIFVMEGVPPEQVPWRWASRLTIVAMLVAGMILIQRAWRRRANEVPARVAATEGVVQ from the coding sequence ATGGCGGGGAACGCCGTGGGGCTCGGGAATTTCCTGCGCTTCCCGGTCCAGGCCGCCAACAACGGCGGCGGCACGTTCATGATCCCGTACTTCATTTCGCTCGTGCTGCTAGGCATCCCGCTCGTGTGGCTGGAGTGGGGGATCGGGAGGCACGGCGGGAAGTACGGCCACGGGTCGGTGCCCGGGATGTTCGACAAGATGTGGCGCCACCCGGTGGCCAAGTACCTCGGCGTGCTCGGCCTGGTCATGCCGCTGGTCGTGTTCGTCTACTACACGGTCATCGTCGGCTGGCTGCTGGGCTTCTCGTTCTTCAGCATCACCGGCAGCTACTTCGGGCTGGACGCGGACGGCGTTCGCGCCTTCCTGACCTCGTTCCAGGACATCCACGACTCCAGCATCCACGGCGGCTGGGTCGGATTCCTGTTCTACGGCATCACGGTCTTCATGATCGTGTGGGTGCTGTCGCGCGGGATCTCGAAGGGGATCGAGAAGCTGGCGTTGTACGGGATGCCGGTCCTCTTCCTCTTCGGCTTCATCCTGATGGTCCGGGTCCTGACGCTGCCGGCCACCGAGGTCGGCTCGCCGGCCGAGGGGCTCGCCTTCGTCTGGACGCCGCGCTGGGACGAGCTGTGGGACGCCGGGATCTGGCTGGCCGCGGCCGGGCAGGTCTTCTTCACGCTGTCGCTGGGGATGGGCTCGATCCACACGTACGCCTCCTACCTCTCCAAGGAGGACGACATCACCATGTCGGGCCTGGCGACGGCGTCCACCAACGAGTTCGCAGAGGTCGTGCTGGGCGGGACGATCGCGATCCCGGCGGCCGTGACGTTCTTCGGCGTGGCCGGGCTGGCGACGGTCTCCGGCACGTTCGACCTGGGGATCGTCGCGATGGCGGTGGTCTTCCAGGGGCTGCCCGGCGGGCAGATCATGGGGCAGATCGCCGGCTTCATGTGGTATTTCCTGCTGTTCATCGCCGGGATCACCTCCTCCGTCGCGCTGGCCTCGCCGGCGATGGCGTTCCTCCAGGAGGAGTTCGGCCTCAAGCGGCCGCAGGTCGCCCTCGGCGTCGGCCTCCTCGCGTTGCTCCTCGGCCTGGCCAACATCTGGTGGTACAACATGGGCTGGCTCGGCGAGTGGGACTACTGGGCCGGCACCTTCGGGCTCGTGGTGTTCGCGTTCGTCGAGGTCATGATCGTCCGCTTCGCCTTCGGCGTGGACCGGTTCTGGGAGGAACTGCACGAGGGCGCGGACCTGCGGGTCCCGGAGTTCTTCCGCTTCGTGCTCAAGTGGCTCTCGCCCGCGTTCCTGACGATCCTGCTGGTCTGGTGGGGCTGGACTGAAGCGCGCGGCATCTTCGTGATGGAGGGCGTGCCGCCGGAGCAGGTGCCCTGGCGGTGGGCCTCGCGCCTCACGATCGTCGCGATGCTGGTGGCGGGCATGATCCTCATCCAGCGCGCGTGGCGCCGGCGCGCGAATGAGGTACCTGCGCGGGTCGCCGCGACGGAAGGGGTGGTCCAATGA
- a CDS encoding hydrogenase, whose product MATVVRSETHPGIERYEDVNRDILKMLSRPGKGYFVLLAVVLAMLGLGVFAWLAQIVLGIGMSGLRNPVGWGAYITTFVFWVGIAHSGTLISAILYLFRARWRQSIYRAAEAMTVFAVLTAGLFPIIHLGRPWIFYYLLPYPNQRELWPNFRSPLLWDVFAVSTYLTVSATFFYLGMIPDIAAARDATTVPWRKKLYSILSLGWRGTHNEWKHFTRAYLYLAALATPLVLSVHSVVSWDFAMSIVPGWHTTIFAPYFVAGAIFSGLAMVITLLVPIRKIFGLEEYFTPRHFDAMSKLILLTGLIVTYAYATEYFMAWYSFETPERHAFWNRVFGDYWWATWIMIACNAFVPQLLWFKSVRTSIPALFVITIFINIGMWFERFVIIVTSLAQEYEPWQWGNYQPSWVEMAILVGSFGWFFMWFLLFMRVLPPVSIAELKEVLPPPLRFRGRRAAAPSAGGEAGQ is encoded by the coding sequence ATGGCCACGGTCGTCCGCTCCGAGACGCACCCCGGCATCGAGAGGTACGAGGATGTCAATCGCGACATCCTCAAGATGCTCAGCCGGCCGGGCAAGGGCTACTTCGTGCTGCTGGCCGTCGTCCTTGCCATGCTCGGCCTGGGCGTGTTCGCGTGGCTCGCCCAGATCGTGCTGGGCATCGGGATGTCGGGGCTGCGCAACCCGGTGGGCTGGGGTGCCTACATCACGACCTTCGTCTTCTGGGTCGGTATCGCCCACTCGGGCACGCTGATCTCGGCGATCCTCTACCTGTTCCGCGCCCGGTGGCGTCAGTCGATCTACCGCGCCGCCGAGGCGATGACGGTGTTCGCCGTTCTCACGGCCGGCCTGTTCCCGATCATCCACCTGGGTCGGCCCTGGATCTTCTACTACTTGCTGCCGTACCCGAACCAGCGCGAGCTGTGGCCCAACTTCCGCTCGCCGCTGCTCTGGGACGTGTTCGCGGTCAGCACTTACCTCACCGTGAGCGCCACGTTCTTCTATCTCGGGATGATCCCGGACATCGCCGCGGCGCGTGACGCCACGACGGTGCCTTGGCGCAAGAAACTGTACAGCATCCTGTCGCTCGGCTGGCGGGGCACGCACAACGAGTGGAAGCACTTCACCCGTGCGTACCTCTACCTCGCCGCGCTCGCCACGCCGCTGGTGCTCTCGGTGCACTCGGTGGTGTCCTGGGACTTCGCCATGAGCATCGTCCCGGGCTGGCACACCACCATCTTCGCGCCGTACTTCGTCGCCGGCGCGATCTTCAGCGGTCTCGCGATGGTGATCACGCTCCTCGTGCCCATCCGCAAGATCTTCGGGCTCGAGGAGTACTTCACCCCGCGGCACTTCGACGCGATGTCGAAGTTGATCCTGCTGACCGGGCTGATCGTCACGTACGCCTACGCGACGGAGTACTTCATGGCGTGGTACAGCTTCGAGACGCCGGAGCGCCACGCCTTCTGGAACCGCGTATTCGGGGATTACTGGTGGGCCACGTGGATCATGATCGCGTGCAACGCGTTCGTGCCGCAGCTCCTGTGGTTCAAGAGCGTGCGGACGAGCATCCCCGCGCTGTTCGTGATCACGATCTTCATCAACATCGGCATGTGGTTCGAGCGGTTCGTGATCATCGTGACCAGCCTGGCGCAGGAGTACGAACCCTGGCAGTGGGGCAACTACCAGCCGTCGTGGGTCGAGATGGCGATCCTCGTGGGTAGCTTCGGCTGGTTCTTCATGTGGTTCCTGCTGTTCATGCGCGTGTTGCCGCCCGTCTCGATCGCGGAGCTGAAGGAGGTGCTGCCGCCGCCCCTGCGGTTCCGCGGGCGACGGGCCGCTGCGCCGTCGGCTGGTGGGGAGGCGGGACAATGA